The sequence CCACACTCGATGGCAGCGTCAATGACGTTCTGTGTACCGTGAACATTTGTTTTTAATGCCTCAAGTGGTTGATATTCACAAACGGGAACATGCTTCAGTGCGGCAAGATGGAAGAGATAATCAACACCCTGGCACGCTTCGGTTAACGCATCTTTTTCTCTAATATCTCCAATGACAAATTTCAATAACGGGTGATTATCGAATTCTTGTTGCATCGTAAATTGACTTGATTCATTTCGAGAATAGATTCGGATTTCTTTTGGTTCAAATAAAATCAGCTGACGTACCAATTCATATCCCCATGAACCAGTACCGCCTGTAATCAGTATCGTTTGATCTTTAAACATAATTCATGCCTCCCATGACAATCTTAATTACTTTATCTGATACACTGCGGTGATCATAACCTTCTGGAAAAGTCCAATCTCGTGATTGTTTGATCATTACGCGAGTTGACTGAGCGATTTGTTGTGCATCGATGCCAGACAACATGTTACTGCCACATTCGATGGTTTCAGGTCTTTCGGTTGTTTTTCGGATTGTTACGGTAGGAATGTGAAATAAACAACATTCTTCTTGTACCGTGCCACTGTCGGTTAAGGCACAAAGACAATTTTTCTCTAATTTGACAAAATCAAAGAATCCGAATGGCTCATGAAATTCAACGAGGGGATGTTCAGGTAATCCCGAGCTTGCTTCGATACGTGATCGCGTTCTTGGGTGCACGCTGCAAATTATTTTCTTTTGAAAAATATCTGCAACCATATTCAATCCTTTGAGTATTTCTGCTAATTTATCTGCATGGTCTACATTTTCCGCTCGATGAAATGTTGCTAGAAAATAACCGTCTTTCTTTAGTTGCAGCCGGTCAAGTATGGTGCTTTGTTCAATCTTTGCCCGGTTATGCTCTAATACTTCATATATAGGGTTGCCGGATAGAAAGACACGGTTTGGTTGTATTCCTTCTCTTAGAAGATTTTCTTTACTGTTGGGGGTGTAAGGCAGATTGCAACTAGAGACAGCATCGATGATTCGTCGATTCTTTTCTTCCGGTACTTCCAAATCAAAACAGCGGTTCCCCGCTTCCATATGGACAACAGGAATCCCCATTCTTTCGGAAAGAATGGCGCTTAAACCACTGTTGGTATCTCCTAAGACAAGGACTTTATCTGGTTTTTCCTTATGAATGATTTTTTCCAGATCTTGAAAGAGTAGAGATAATTGTTCACCTAATGTAAGCTGATTAGTACCTAATATATAATCCGGCTTACGCACATCTAACTCATCGAAAAAAACATCGTTAAGTGTTGCGGTAAAATTCTGACCGGTATGAACTAGGGTATGTTTGTCAGCAAATTGATCTAGCTTTTTTATAATAAGACTCAACCGGATAATTTCTGGTCTTGTACCTAATACAGTCATGATTTTCAATTGCTTCACACCTTCTGATGACATACATCCATTTATTTTGTTAGTTGTTACATATTCTTTGTAATAACAATATGCTTGGATTGAAGAAATGCTGTAGGCATGAATCGACATAAACAAAGAATCCTTTATATGCCTACAGAGATTTGGACTGGATCAAGTGTATGCGAAAAAAAGCCGCAGTGGTTACTGCGGCTTTTTTGTAAGCAATGAAAGTATATAAGTACAGTCGTAGAAGTAATCATGCTGAATAGGGAGATAGGTAGTTGTTTATTAATTAAGTCAATTCGGACCGGTTAGGGTTTGCCGGACTTTCTTATTAATGGGGATTCTTTTGGAAAAGTTTATCGTGCGGTTAATCCACCGTCAACGATAAATTCGGACCCGGTACTATAGCTGGATTCATCGGAAGCGAGGTAGAGTACCATCTGCGTTACTTCTTCTGGTTTTGCTACTCTGCCGGCAGGAATGTGCTTGGAGAATGTTTCAATTGTCTCTTTGGAATCCTCCTGCATGATCATCGGTGTTTCAATGACACCTGGATGAACAGAGTTTACTCGAATGTTGTAGGGACTTAGATTGAGTGCAGCTGCTTTTGTCATTCCTCTTACTGCAAATTTTGTATCTGTATAGCCGATTGCTCCACCAACAATCCCATTAATGGACGAAATGTTGACAATTGATCCACCGCCAGTCTTCTTCATAGCAGGGAGAACAGATTGCATGCCTAAGAAGACGGAAATCTGATTGATATCCACGATTTTTCGATAGTCTTCTTCTGTAATCTCTTCGAATGATTTATTCATACTGATGCCAGCGTTATTGACGAGAATATCGATCTTCCCAAAAATATCTTCTGTATATTGAATCACTTCTTGCCAATTGTTTCTTTTTGTCACATCCAGCTTCTTAAATTGTACGTTGCCACCCAATTGATCTGCTAATGCTCTACCTTCTTCTTCTAATATGTCTGCAATCATTACGCTTGCGCCTTCTTGTTTGAAGCATTTGACATGCGAAGCACCCATGCCCCGGGCTCCACCTGTAATTAGTGCTACTTTACCTGCTAATCTGCTCATTTTCTTTCCTCCTCGTTTTTGTTATTTTCAAATAGTTAAGGTTGAGAGAGCATAAATTCGTAATCTCTTCTAACACTTATTATGTGACCTAGTGTCCAGTTTGGTTATGACCGTTTTTCTTTAGTGACCGCTTCTAATAATTTTTCTTGAATCATTAAATATTGATTTAATTCTTCTTCACTTAATACTTCGAAGATGTCCATAAATAATTTTTTTCCTATTGTTTGTGCCTCGGAAAGTGCTTTTTCTCCTTCTGGCGTGATCATCATTCGTATCGTTCTTTTATCGTGTTCATCTGGTTGTCTAACAGCAAGATTGAGGTTGACCAGTTTCGTTGCAATATTTGTCATAGCTCCTTTTGTGTAGCCGAGCGTATTAGCGAGCTCTACCTGTTTCAAAGCGCCGTGTGAACGTAATTCAGACAATGCTAATATAGGTGAAATACCGAGCGGGTAAGAATAAGCTTTTGTGAAATGAATGATGTGTTCGTTGTTAATTTTCTCAATCGTATGGATTAATTTAAAAATATTTGTGTTCTCCAATTGATTCGTTCCTTTCAGTAGTTTAAAAAAGTTTAGTGTTAAACTTTATGGTTAGTTTAACACTAAACTAATTTATTTGCTAGTGATTTTTCGGAATAAGCAAGAGCTAAATTTAAAGCCGAACATGACAAACCATCTATTTATGTCATGTTCGGCTATTAGCATTTATCACGGCGCTAACCGTCTGTAAGACTCCCATTTCAAGCTTCGAGTATCACAAAGAAGCTTGAAATGGGAGTAAACAGACGCTAACAGCCTGATAAGTTTCGCTAATGATCAGTGGGGGTCAAAACCATCACTGATCAAAGTCTCTCTTTATTGACATGTTTTTATGTGGTAGAATACCGCTTCACAAAAGTCCACGTTTTATTTACTAGCGTAGCTTGTGTCATGTCATAGTTTTTTATAAATATAAATGGTAAATCAGATGGACTACTTGCTGAATCTCATGTTCTAATGGCGAATCAGTAAAGGCTTGTAACATGGATTGGCAGACGCTTTCGATCAAGAAATATTTTGGTTCCTCTGCTTGTAATTCATTAATAAGAAATTGGACGTAGGCATGTTTTTTGTCGTTACCATTATTTCGTAAATCGGTCTCTAATAGTTTTAATTGATGAAAAAGTGTCTGCTGCTGGTCTTGTTCATTTGTGTGTAAGTCATGATCTAACCATTGTCGCTGGAAGAACGTTTCTTGTGTTTCTATTTGAACAGCAAGCATCGATTTAATTCGTCTAAGTACATAACGAATGACTTTCTCAATGGCTGGTGTCTGACCAGACCCTAACTTAGCCACGAATTGAAAGCTGTGAATACTGCCGAGCAACATAATCGCATGGTCCATTGTGTAACGACTTCCGTCAGCAGGGTAAATATCCGCTATTCTTTGAGCAAGCCATTTCAGTTCTTTTGCGTGGGCGCGATGCATATAAGCTTTCAATTGTTCGTCTTCAGAGATGGAAACCGTTTGAAATACTGTCATCAGATTATGCTCACGGTTCATCGTCATTTTCATTGCGACTTGTTCGATGAAGACTTCTTCATTGTCTTTTTCTTTGCCAATTGCAATCTTTTGGCGTTCCGTATCTATCTGATCTTCCACGTAGGAAAGAATGGCGAGTAAACAATCGTTCTTGGAATGAAAATGATTGTAAAACGTTCCTTTCGAAATTTCTGCTTTATCAAGTATGTCTTGTATAGAGGAAGCTGCAAACCCTTTTTTGACAAATAAGGAGTGGGCAGCATCAATGACTTTTTTTCGTGTATCGTTCATTTTTTCACCCTTTTTATAACGATGGTATAATTTAATTTTACCGAATAAACACTAAAATATCAACGTTTTTTAATATGGGAAAAAATATATATTGCAATTATTGAACTATAGGTATAGAATAAGTAAGTACTTCATTTAACTACTATAATGGAAAGAAGGATACACGAATGTCAAACAACCATTCAATAGAAAAAAAACCACCTTATGGCATGATTGCGATTTTGTTTATCGGTGCGTTTGTATCTATTTTAAATGAAACTTTATTAAATGTAGCTTTGCCTTCGATAATGACTGAATTTGAAGTGAATGCTACGTCTGTGCAATGGCTCTCAACAGGTTATATGCTTATCAATGGTATATTAATTCCTGCAAGTGCTTTTTTAATTCAGCGATTTTCTGATAAGAAATTATTTATTACAGCGATGACTCTGTTTACGTTAGGTACTTTTTTAGCAAGTATTGCTCCGGCATTTGGTGTATTATTAGCTGCCAGAATGATTCAAGCATCTGGTTCAGCAATTATGATGCCATTACTTATGAACGTTATGCTAAATGCATTCCCGATTGAAAAACGTGGCGCGGCAATGGGTACTTTTGGTATTGTTATGATTACAGCTCCTGCTATTGGACCCACTTTGTCAGGGTGGATTGTGGAACATTACAGCTGGAGAATGCTGTTCGATATAGTACTTCCGATAGCTGCTTTATCGTTAATTATTTCGATCTTTAAATTGAAAGATATTACAGGTAAGCGCGAAATTAAATTAGATATATTTTCGATTGTTCTTTCAAGTATAGGTTTTGGAGGATTATTATACGGATTCAGCTCTGCTGGTGATGACGGCTGGAGTGACCCGTGGGTGTACGGTACCATTATTGTTGGTGCCATTGGTCTTGTTTCTTTCATTGTCCGTCAGCTCAAATTGGATGTGCCAATGCTTGAATTCCGAATCTATAAATACCCAATGTTCGCATTAGCATCTGCTATTTCAATCGTCATTGCGATGGCGATGTTCTCGGCTATGATCTTGATGCCGATTTATATTCAAACGATTCGTGGTATATCGCCTATGGAATCTGGTTTATTAATGCTCCCGGGTGCATTAATAATGGGGATTATGTCTCCAATCACAGGTCGATTGTTTGATAAATATGGTGCGAAGGTATTAGCGATTATTGGTCTAACGATTACGACTGGAACTACTTTCTTCTTTAGTAATATTAGCATGGACACTGCTTATTCAACTTTGGTTATTCTTTATACCTTTAGAATGTTCGGTATGTCCATGGTTATGATGCCAGTTATGACAAATGGTTTAAATCAGCTGCCAGCTGCGAACTATCCAGATGGTACAGCAATGAATAATACGTTACAGCAAGTGTCTGGTGCGATCGGTTCCGCATTGTTAATTACGATCATGAATAAGCGTACCGAATCAAGTGCAACAGATATTGTTCAGGAAAACATTGCTGCTGGAAACTTAGATCCAAGCCAAGTTACAGGTGGAGCCGAACAAAGTATTCCTCAGGAAATACTAAATCTGGCGATGTTAAACGGAATTAACTTTACCTTCTTTATCTCGACCTTTATTGCGGCAGTTGCGTTGATATTAGCATTCTTTATCAAACGAGTGA is a genomic window of Gracilibacillus salinarum containing:
- the wecB gene encoding non-hydrolyzing UDP-N-acetylglucosamine 2-epimerase, with amino-acid sequence MKIMTVLGTRPEIIRLSLIIKKLDQFADKHTLVHTGQNFTATLNDVFFDELDVRKPDYILGTNQLTLGEQLSLLFQDLEKIIHKEKPDKVLVLGDTNSGLSAILSERMGIPVVHMEAGNRCFDLEVPEEKNRRIIDAVSSCNLPYTPNSKENLLREGIQPNRVFLSGNPIYEVLEHNRAKIEQSTILDRLQLKKDGYFLATFHRAENVDHADKLAEILKGLNMVADIFQKKIICSVHPRTRSRIEASSGLPEHPLVEFHEPFGFFDFVKLEKNCLCALTDSGTVQEECCLFHIPTVTIRKTTERPETIECGSNMLSGIDAQQIAQSTRVMIKQSRDWTFPEGYDHRSVSDKVIKIVMGGMNYV
- a CDS encoding glucose 1-dehydrogenase, whose amino-acid sequence is MSRLAGKVALITGGARGMGASHVKCFKQEGASVMIADILEEEGRALADQLGGNVQFKKLDVTKRNNWQEVIQYTEDIFGKIDILVNNAGISMNKSFEEITEEDYRKIVDINQISVFLGMQSVLPAMKKTGGGSIVNISSINGIVGGAIGYTDTKFAVRGMTKAAALNLSPYNIRVNSVHPGVIETPMIMQEDSKETIETFSKHIPAGRVAKPEEVTQMVLYLASDESSYSTGSEFIVDGGLTAR
- a CDS encoding DHA2 family efflux MFS transporter permease subunit → MSNNHSIEKKPPYGMIAILFIGAFVSILNETLLNVALPSIMTEFEVNATSVQWLSTGYMLINGILIPASAFLIQRFSDKKLFITAMTLFTLGTFLASIAPAFGVLLAARMIQASGSAIMMPLLMNVMLNAFPIEKRGAAMGTFGIVMITAPAIGPTLSGWIVEHYSWRMLFDIVLPIAALSLIISIFKLKDITGKREIKLDIFSIVLSSIGFGGLLYGFSSAGDDGWSDPWVYGTIIVGAIGLVSFIVRQLKLDVPMLEFRIYKYPMFALASAISIVIAMAMFSAMILMPIYIQTIRGISPMESGLLMLPGALIMGIMSPITGRLFDKYGAKVLAIIGLTITTGTTFFFSNISMDTAYSTLVILYTFRMFGMSMVMMPVMTNGLNQLPAANYPDGTAMNNTLQQVSGAIGSALLITIMNKRTESSATDIVQENIAAGNLDPSQVTGGAEQSIPQEILNLAMLNGINFTFFISTFIAAVALILAFFIKRVKSTSQQKEEQPAETKIEQVAAE
- a CDS encoding MarR family winged helix-turn-helix transcriptional regulator, which gives rise to MENTNIFKLIHTIEKINNEHIIHFTKAYSYPLGISPILALSELRSHGALKQVELANTLGYTKGAMTNIATKLVNLNLAVRQPDEHDKRTIRMMITPEGEKALSEAQTIGKKLFMDIFEVLSEEELNQYLMIQEKLLEAVTKEKRS
- a CDS encoding TetR/AcrR family transcriptional regulator, with the protein product MNDTRKKVIDAAHSLFVKKGFAASSIQDILDKAEISKGTFYNHFHSKNDCLLAILSYVEDQIDTERQKIAIGKEKDNEEVFIEQVAMKMTMNREHNLMTVFQTVSISEDEQLKAYMHRAHAKELKWLAQRIADIYPADGSRYTMDHAIMLLGSIHSFQFVAKLGSGQTPAIEKVIRYVLRRIKSMLAVQIETQETFFQRQWLDHDLHTNEQDQQQTLFHQLKLLETDLRNNGNDKKHAYVQFLINELQAEEPKYFLIESVCQSMLQAFTDSPLEHEIQQVVHLIYHLYL